One genomic window of Cystobacter fuscus DSM 2262 includes the following:
- a CDS encoding serine protease, translating to MRNLSLTLASLFVGSAFTSCADFEAGETIPENRSSAFPIAGGTTADPHQWPWIVSLRNSNNSHICGGSLITPDWVLTAAHCPQPATVRVGPIASAAVSRNISRRVVHPGYNASTGENDVALIQLSQAVSGVETVSLNLDPGFPYGIPLAESTSAALVNTNVAGWGATVEDGGSTATLLAAAMPAVANSSCADAYSPYPSIGVVFPSNLCAGYQGGGVDTCQGDSGGPLTFLFGPPQLAGVTSWGLGCARPGLPGVYARVSSYIEWITQHVTNARTFSSTAVIVTVTSN from the coding sequence ATGCGAAATTTATCCCTGACGCTGGCTTCTTTGTTTGTCGGGTCAGCGTTCACGAGTTGCGCTGACTTTGAGGCGGGAGAGACAATACCTGAGAACAGGTCGTCCGCATTTCCAATCGCAGGAGGAACAACAGCAGATCCACATCAGTGGCCATGGATTGTATCCCTCAGAAACAGCAACAATTCGCACATATGCGGAGGCTCCTTGATCACCCCAGACTGGGTGCTTACTGCAGCACATTGCCCCCAGCCTGCAACGGTCAGGGTCGGCCCGATTGCATCAGCGGCTGTCTCGCGGAATATTTCAAGGCGAGTCGTGCATCCAGGTTACAACGCGAGCACGGGTGAGAATGATGTTGCGCTCATTCAACTCTCACAGGCAGTTTCTGGCGTTGAGACAGTCTCTTTGAACTTGGACCCCGGATTTCCTTACGGCATCCCTCTTGCTGAATCGACAAGTGCCGCTCTGGTAAATACCAACGTTGCCGGATGGGGTGCCACGGTCGAGGATGGTGGCAGCACGGCAACACTGCTCGCTGCGGCAATGCCGGCCGTTGCAAATTCCAGTTGCGCGGACGCCTACAGCCCATACCCAAGCATTGGAGTGGTTTTCCCCTCTAATCTTTGCGCGGGGTATCAGGGTGGTGGCGTGGACACTTGCCAGGGGGACAGCGGTGGACCTCTTACGTTTCTTTTTGGGCCCCCTCAACTCGCTGGTGTTACGAGTTGGGGGCTCGGGTGCGCTCGCCCTGGACTACCGGGAGTTTATGCGCGCGTCAGCAGCTACATCGAGTGGATCACCCAACATGTAACCAACGCCAGGACGTTCAGCTCTACAGCAGTCATTGTGACTGTAACGTCAAATTGA